The Methylocella silvestris BL2 DNA segment CAAGCGCGAGATTCTAGCCGACGACAAGCTCAAGGCTGTGTTCGGCCGCGATAAGGTGACGATGTTCGAGATGAACAAATATCTCGCGCAGCATCTTAAGTAGGCCGTCCCGCATCTGCTCCCGCCTCTCATCGCCGGGCGCTTCGCGACGGTGAGAGGCATTTTTTTTATTCGCGAAGGTAAAGCGGCGAGCATTTTTTGCCGCTGCGCGTCGCGGATTGCAGTTTCAACCCCATCAAAATGACAGCGGGCGCCGGCATCTAACGTCGCCCCGCGGACGGCGTCCGCCGCCGCAGATTTAGCGCGGCGCCCATTGCTTTCGTCGCGGCTTTCTTTATAAAGCGGCCTTTCGAACCGACCGGCTACCAGGGCTGCCGTGGCGGTTCGTTCGCTCGTTCGGAAACGAACGAGAGTGGGCCTCGCCCACTCCATCAATCAAATAAGGGCTGAAAAGCCCGCGGAGACGAGCAAAATGCCCAAACTGAAGACGAAATCGGGCGCGAAGAAGCGCTTCAAGATCACCGGCACCGGCAAAGTGCTTTATGCGCAGGCCGGCAAACGGCATGGCATGATCAAGCGGACCAACAAGCAGATCCGTAATCTGCGCGGCACATCCGTAATGTTCAAAAGCGACGGCGACAATATCATCAAATATTTTCTGCCGAACGGCTGAACCCCGGCCGTCTGAATAACTGTCCT contains these protein-coding regions:
- the rpmI gene encoding 50S ribosomal protein L35 — translated: MPKLKTKSGAKKRFKITGTGKVLYAQAGKRHGMIKRTNKQIRNLRGTSVMFKSDGDNIIKYFLPNG